In Rhineura floridana isolate rRhiFlo1 chromosome 22, rRhiFlo1.hap2, whole genome shotgun sequence, a single genomic region encodes these proteins:
- the ADAR gene encoding double-stranded RNA-specific adenosine deaminase isoform X3, giving the protein MSRGVAQGRGSNQAPPKHCGHSNPAFFNDPLVPQGGGLEDFRQRQVLFLHGQLAEAPLWQPQAQRPPASQCFGRGPKASSPPSPQAAWHSSWGAARRPSCNNSWQGQKQPFQPQPRHGGRNPRSGVDGLISDIQGLSLSGQGIEQRLLEILGQLKPGQAESARCLARKLDVQKKEVNHHLYRLQQRGRLCKIGESPPLWRLADSPKPPQGEVRYESATSWRDQWQPPSSGIQEAEECSASDPEDYSDSAVMAEIKEKICNFLFGVTDSTAHNLAKNIGLSKARDVNSTLLTLEKLGEVYKENANPPKWSLTDNKRKRMQIKLKADEVREVAPPDPEPPTLCVEPELSTSVPPELSTSVPTPPLPSPSPPPPPPPPPLLEGDEEKVENGQQAAEPTEQGDACPLRTGPPRKRSRYHWFPNYDNFENGKWATDDIPEDLNAINNQDEESRCIMESPLSPSYAAQFDTAFLCTPLEKLMACQKKNPVSGLIEYTQYTYQHCEFVLLKQSGPSHEPRFKFQAVIDGRRFPPAEAGSKKLAKQEAAAHAMKILLHEAEHEGEDGMAVEKSFYEDSSPSESETPDQPEPEPEPSSTTPQLSLLSGKNPVSALMEYAQKSGRVCEFQLLSQDGPPHDPKFTYCVKVGDRVFPAVVSNSKKGAKQMAAEAAMRGLSGDTSNLPEQTETQGDQPAEVPGGQLANLEETKAASTKGVGELIKYLNSNPVSGLLEYARANGFAAEFKLIDQTGPPHDPKFVFQAKVGGRWFPAVTAHSKKQGKQEAADAALRVLIGETEKAEHTEALAVTELPVSGSTLHDQIAMLSHQRFNTLTARIQHSLLGRKILAAIIMRRGQEGLGVVVSIGTGNRCVKGEELSLKGETVNDCHAEIISRRGFIRFLYNELMKFDPSAPEDSIFQPLEDGKLKIKDDITFHLYISTAPCGDGALFDKSCSDQANTAGEDQHQPLFENPKQGKLRTKVENGEGTIPVESSDIVPTWDGIQHGERLRTMSCSDKILRWNVLGLQGALLSHFLQPVYLRSVTLGYLFSQGHLTRAICCRMSRDGNTFQSGLPEPYFVNHPEVGRVSVYDSARQTGKTKESSVNWCLPDDSEVEVLDGTKGKIDGPKLDVSRVSKRNLFALFQLLCAKMDRKGLQKLTVYSEAKEAAITYQSAKRQFFWALQEMGYGSWICKPQEEKTFGLSEV; this is encoded by the exons ATGAGCAGAGGTGTCGCTCAAGGCAGAGGTTCAAATCAGGCACCCCCAAAACATTGCGGCCACTCTAACCCAGCTTTCTTTAACGATCCTCTTGTCCCGCAGGGAGGCGGCCTCGAGGATTTTCGCCAGCGACAGGTCCTCTTCCTACACGGGCAGCTTGCCGAAGCTCCACTGTGGCAGCCCCAGGCGCAGCGACCCCCAGCAAGCCAGTGCTTCGGCCGAGGTCCAAAGGCCTCCTCCCCGCCCTCTCCACAGGCTGCCTGGCATAGCAGTTGGGGTGCAGCCAGAAGACCTTCCTGCAACAATAGCTGGCAAGGACAGAAGCAGCCTTTCCAGCCCCAGCCAAGGCACGGTGGCAGAAATCCGAGGAGTGGAGTTGACGGGCTCATCTCAGACATCCAGGGTCTGAGTCTCTCCGGCCAAGGCATTGAGCAGAGGCTCTTGGAGATCTTGGGGCAGCTGAAACCCGGGCAGGCTGAATCAGCTCGCTGCCTTGCCCGTAAGCTTGACGTCCAGAAGAAGGAGGTCAACCACCACCTCTACAGGCTTCAGCAGCGAGGGCGGTTGTGCAAGATAGGGGAGTCCCCTCCATTGTGGAGGTTAGCAGACAGCCCTAAGCCCCCCCAGGGAGAGGTGAGATACGAGAGCGCCACCAGCTGGAGGGACCAGTGGCAGCCACCAAGTTCTGGGATCCAAGAAGCAGAGGAGTGCTCTGCCTCTGATCCGGAGGACTATTCTGATTCCGCCGTGATGGCTGAGATCAAGGAGAAGATCTGCAACTTCTTGTTTGGTGTCACGGACTCGACGGCACACAACCTTGCCAAAAACATCGGTTTGTCCAAGGCCAGGGATGTGAACTCCACCCTGCTGACCTTGGAGAAGTTGGGGGAAGTGTACAAGGAGAACGCCAACCCCCCCAAGTGGTCCCTCACCGACAACAAACGCAAGCGGATGCAGATCAAACTAAAAGCCGATGAGGTCAGAGAAGTGGCCCCTCCGGACCCCGAGCCTCCGACTCTTTGCGTGGAGCCAGAGCTGTCCACCAGCGTGCCACCAGAGCTGTCCACCAGCGTGccaactcctcctcttccttctccttcgccgccgccgccaccgccaccgcctCCGCTGCTAGAGGGTGATGAGGAGAAAGTGGAGAATGGGCAGCAGGCGGCCGAGCCAACAGAGCAGGGCGATGCTTGTCCTCTCCGGACAGGCCCCCCTCGCAAGCGATCCAGGTACCACTGGTTTCCCAATTACGACAATTTCGAGAATGGCAAGTGGGCCACAGACGACATCCCGGAGGATCTGAATGCCATCAACAACCAGGACGAAGAGTCCCGGTGCATCATGGAGTCCCCTCTATCCCCCAGCTACGCGGCTCAGTTCGACACAGCCTTCCTGTGCACCCCCTTGGAAAAGCTAATGGCTTGCCAGAAGAAAAACCCCGTCAGCGGCTTGATCGAATACACCCAGTACACGTACCAGCATTGTGAGTtcgtcttgctgaagcagagcggGCCGTCGCATGAGCCACG GTTTAAATTCCAAGCTGTGATCGATGGCCGCCGGTTCCCCCCAGCGGAGGCGGGCAGCAAAAAGTTGGCCAAGCAGGAAGCCGCTGCCCACGCCATGAAGATCCTCTTGCATGAAGCCGAGCACGAAGGGGAGGATGGCATGGCGGTGGAGAAATCCTTCTATGAGGACAGTTCCCCCAGTGAATCGGAGACG CCTGACCAACCTGAGCCCGAGCCCGAGCCTTCGTCGACAACGCCGCAGCTGAGCCTGCTTTCTGGAAAGAACCCCGTCAGCGCCCTGATGGAGTACGCGCAGAAGTCAGGGCGTGTCTGCGAGTTCCAGCTACTCTCTCAGGATGGCCCTCCCCATGATCCCAA GTTCACATACTGCGTGAAAGTGGGTGACCGTGTTTTCCCTGCCGTGGTATCCAACAGCAAGAAGGGAGCGAAGCAGATGGCGGCCGAGGCCGCCATGAGGGGCCTCAGCGGGGACACGAGCAACTTACCTGAGCAG ACAGAGACCCAGGGTGACCAGCCTGCGGAAGTGCCTGGTGGCCAGCTTGCAAATCTGGAGGAGACAAAGGCAGCGAGCACTAAGGGTGTCGGCGAGTTGATTAAGTACCTGAACTCCAACCCGGTCAGTGGCCTTCTGGAGTACGCCCGGGCCAACGGCTTTGCTGCTGAGTTCAAGCTGATCGATCAGACTGGGCCTCCCCATGACCCCAA GTTTGTCTTCCAAGCCAAAGTGGGAGGGCGCTGGTTCCCAGCGGTCACAGCGCACAGCAAGAAGCAAGGCAAGCAGGAAGCGGCCGATGCGGCGCTCCGTGTCCTGATTGGGGAGACGGAGAAGGCGGAGCACACTGAAGCGCTGGCTGTCACAGAG CTCCCTGTGAGCGGAAGCACCCTCCACGACCAGATTGCTATGCTGAGCCACCAGCGATTCAACACACTCACTGCTCGCATCCAGCACAGCTTGCTCGGGCGCAAGATCCTGGCCGCCATCATCATGAGGCGAGGACAAGAGGGCCTTGGTGTCGTAGTGAGCATTGGAACAG GGAATCGCTGTGTAAAAGGGGAGGAGCTAAGCCTGAAAGGGGAGACGGTAAATGACTGCCATGCAGAGATCATTTCCAGGAGGGGCTTCATAAG GTTTCTCTACAACGAGCTCATGAAGTTTGACCCCTCTGCACCCGAAGACAGCATCTTTCAGCCCCTGGAGGATGGCAAGCTGAAGATCAAAGACGACATTACCTTTCACCTGTACATCAG CACGGCACCTTGTGGAGACGGGGCTCTCTTTGACAAATCCTGCAGCGACCAGGCCAACACAGCCGGGGAGGACCAGCATCAGCCTCTCTTTGAGAATCCCAAACAGGGAAAGCTCCGCACCAAGGTGGAAAATG GGGAAGGCACTATTCCGGTGGAGTCGAGTGACATTGTGCCAACCTGGGACGGAATCCAGCATGGCGAACGCCTCCGCACCATGTCCTGCAGCGACAAGATCCTGCGCTGGAACGTGCTTGGCCTGCAGGGGGCGCTACTCTCTCACTTCCTGCAGCCCGTCTATCTCCGCTCGGTCACACTTG GCTACTTGTTCAGCCAAGGTCACCTGACGCGCGCCATCTGCTGCCGCATGTCGAGAGATGGCAACACATTCCAGTCCGGGCTCCCCGAGCCGTATTTTGTCAATCACCCCGAG GTTGGCCGAGTCAGCGTCTACGACTCCGCAAGGCAGACAGGCAAGACAAAGGAATCCAGTGTCAACTGGTGCCTGCCAGACGACTCTGAAGTTGAAGTCCTGGATGGCACAAAAGGCAAAATAGACGG
- the ADAR gene encoding double-stranded RNA-specific adenosine deaminase isoform X5 codes for MLSGGGLEDFRQRQVLFLHGQLAEAPLWQPQAQRPPASQCFGRGPKASSPPSPQAAWHSSWGAARRPSCNNSWQGQKQPFQPQPRHGGRNPRSGVDGLISDIQGLSLSGQGIEQRLLEILGQLKPGQAESARCLARKLDVQKKEVNHHLYRLQQRGRLCKIGESPPLWRLADSPKPPQGEVRYESATSWRDQWQPPSSGIQEAEECSASDPEDYSDSAVMAEIKEKICNFLFGVTDSTAHNLAKNIGLSKARDVNSTLLTLEKLGEVYKENANPPKWSLTDNKRKRMQIKLKADEVREVAPPDPEPPTLCVEPELSTSVPPELSTSVPTPPLPSPSPPPPPPPPPLLEGDEEKVENGQQAAEPTEQGDACPLRTGPPRKRSRYHWFPNYDNFENGKWATDDIPEDLNAINNQDEESRCIMESPLSPSYAAQFDTAFLCTPLEKLMACQKKNPVSGLIEYTQYTYQHCEFVLLKQSGPSHEPRFKFQAVIDGRRFPPAEAGSKKLAKQEAAAHAMKILLHEAEHEGEDGMAVEKSFYEDSSPSESETPDQPEPEPEPSSTTPQLSLLSGKNPVSALMEYAQKSGRVCEFQLLSQDGPPHDPKFTYCVKVGDRVFPAVVSNSKKGAKQMAAEAAMRGLSGDTSNLPEQTETQGDQPAEVPGGQLANLEETKAASTKGVGELIKYLNSNPVSGLLEYARANGFAAEFKLIDQTGPPHDPKFVFQAKVGGRWFPAVTAHSKKQGKQEAADAALRVLIGETEKAEHTEALAVTELPVSGSTLHDQIAMLSHQRFNTLTARIQHSLLGRKILAAIIMRRGQEGLGVVVSIGTGNRCVKGEELSLKGETVNDCHAEIISRRGFIRFLYNELMKFDPSAPEDSIFQPLEDGKLKIKDDITFHLYISTAPCGDGALFDKSCSDQANTAGEDQHQPLFENPKQGKLRTKVENGEGTIPVESSDIVPTWDGIQHGERLRTMSCSDKILRWNVLGLQGALLSHFLQPVYLRSVTLGYLFSQGHLTRAICCRMSRDGNTFQSGLPEPYFVNHPEVGRVSVYDSARQTGKTKESSVNWCLPDDSEVEVLDGTKGKIDGPKLDVSRVSKRNLFALFQLLCAKMDRKGLQKLTVYSEAKEAAITYQSAKRQFFWALQEMGYGSWICKPQEEKTFGLSEV; via the exons ATGCTCTCA GGAGGCGGCCTCGAGGATTTTCGCCAGCGACAGGTCCTCTTCCTACACGGGCAGCTTGCCGAAGCTCCACTGTGGCAGCCCCAGGCGCAGCGACCCCCAGCAAGCCAGTGCTTCGGCCGAGGTCCAAAGGCCTCCTCCCCGCCCTCTCCACAGGCTGCCTGGCATAGCAGTTGGGGTGCAGCCAGAAGACCTTCCTGCAACAATAGCTGGCAAGGACAGAAGCAGCCTTTCCAGCCCCAGCCAAGGCACGGTGGCAGAAATCCGAGGAGTGGAGTTGACGGGCTCATCTCAGACATCCAGGGTCTGAGTCTCTCCGGCCAAGGCATTGAGCAGAGGCTCTTGGAGATCTTGGGGCAGCTGAAACCCGGGCAGGCTGAATCAGCTCGCTGCCTTGCCCGTAAGCTTGACGTCCAGAAGAAGGAGGTCAACCACCACCTCTACAGGCTTCAGCAGCGAGGGCGGTTGTGCAAGATAGGGGAGTCCCCTCCATTGTGGAGGTTAGCAGACAGCCCTAAGCCCCCCCAGGGAGAGGTGAGATACGAGAGCGCCACCAGCTGGAGGGACCAGTGGCAGCCACCAAGTTCTGGGATCCAAGAAGCAGAGGAGTGCTCTGCCTCTGATCCGGAGGACTATTCTGATTCCGCCGTGATGGCTGAGATCAAGGAGAAGATCTGCAACTTCTTGTTTGGTGTCACGGACTCGACGGCACACAACCTTGCCAAAAACATCGGTTTGTCCAAGGCCAGGGATGTGAACTCCACCCTGCTGACCTTGGAGAAGTTGGGGGAAGTGTACAAGGAGAACGCCAACCCCCCCAAGTGGTCCCTCACCGACAACAAACGCAAGCGGATGCAGATCAAACTAAAAGCCGATGAGGTCAGAGAAGTGGCCCCTCCGGACCCCGAGCCTCCGACTCTTTGCGTGGAGCCAGAGCTGTCCACCAGCGTGCCACCAGAGCTGTCCACCAGCGTGccaactcctcctcttccttctccttcgccgccgccgccaccgccaccgcctCCGCTGCTAGAGGGTGATGAGGAGAAAGTGGAGAATGGGCAGCAGGCGGCCGAGCCAACAGAGCAGGGCGATGCTTGTCCTCTCCGGACAGGCCCCCCTCGCAAGCGATCCAGGTACCACTGGTTTCCCAATTACGACAATTTCGAGAATGGCAAGTGGGCCACAGACGACATCCCGGAGGATCTGAATGCCATCAACAACCAGGACGAAGAGTCCCGGTGCATCATGGAGTCCCCTCTATCCCCCAGCTACGCGGCTCAGTTCGACACAGCCTTCCTGTGCACCCCCTTGGAAAAGCTAATGGCTTGCCAGAAGAAAAACCCCGTCAGCGGCTTGATCGAATACACCCAGTACACGTACCAGCATTGTGAGTtcgtcttgctgaagcagagcggGCCGTCGCATGAGCCACG GTTTAAATTCCAAGCTGTGATCGATGGCCGCCGGTTCCCCCCAGCGGAGGCGGGCAGCAAAAAGTTGGCCAAGCAGGAAGCCGCTGCCCACGCCATGAAGATCCTCTTGCATGAAGCCGAGCACGAAGGGGAGGATGGCATGGCGGTGGAGAAATCCTTCTATGAGGACAGTTCCCCCAGTGAATCGGAGACG CCTGACCAACCTGAGCCCGAGCCCGAGCCTTCGTCGACAACGCCGCAGCTGAGCCTGCTTTCTGGAAAGAACCCCGTCAGCGCCCTGATGGAGTACGCGCAGAAGTCAGGGCGTGTCTGCGAGTTCCAGCTACTCTCTCAGGATGGCCCTCCCCATGATCCCAA GTTCACATACTGCGTGAAAGTGGGTGACCGTGTTTTCCCTGCCGTGGTATCCAACAGCAAGAAGGGAGCGAAGCAGATGGCGGCCGAGGCCGCCATGAGGGGCCTCAGCGGGGACACGAGCAACTTACCTGAGCAG ACAGAGACCCAGGGTGACCAGCCTGCGGAAGTGCCTGGTGGCCAGCTTGCAAATCTGGAGGAGACAAAGGCAGCGAGCACTAAGGGTGTCGGCGAGTTGATTAAGTACCTGAACTCCAACCCGGTCAGTGGCCTTCTGGAGTACGCCCGGGCCAACGGCTTTGCTGCTGAGTTCAAGCTGATCGATCAGACTGGGCCTCCCCATGACCCCAA GTTTGTCTTCCAAGCCAAAGTGGGAGGGCGCTGGTTCCCAGCGGTCACAGCGCACAGCAAGAAGCAAGGCAAGCAGGAAGCGGCCGATGCGGCGCTCCGTGTCCTGATTGGGGAGACGGAGAAGGCGGAGCACACTGAAGCGCTGGCTGTCACAGAG CTCCCTGTGAGCGGAAGCACCCTCCACGACCAGATTGCTATGCTGAGCCACCAGCGATTCAACACACTCACTGCTCGCATCCAGCACAGCTTGCTCGGGCGCAAGATCCTGGCCGCCATCATCATGAGGCGAGGACAAGAGGGCCTTGGTGTCGTAGTGAGCATTGGAACAG GGAATCGCTGTGTAAAAGGGGAGGAGCTAAGCCTGAAAGGGGAGACGGTAAATGACTGCCATGCAGAGATCATTTCCAGGAGGGGCTTCATAAG GTTTCTCTACAACGAGCTCATGAAGTTTGACCCCTCTGCACCCGAAGACAGCATCTTTCAGCCCCTGGAGGATGGCAAGCTGAAGATCAAAGACGACATTACCTTTCACCTGTACATCAG CACGGCACCTTGTGGAGACGGGGCTCTCTTTGACAAATCCTGCAGCGACCAGGCCAACACAGCCGGGGAGGACCAGCATCAGCCTCTCTTTGAGAATCCCAAACAGGGAAAGCTCCGCACCAAGGTGGAAAATG GGGAAGGCACTATTCCGGTGGAGTCGAGTGACATTGTGCCAACCTGGGACGGAATCCAGCATGGCGAACGCCTCCGCACCATGTCCTGCAGCGACAAGATCCTGCGCTGGAACGTGCTTGGCCTGCAGGGGGCGCTACTCTCTCACTTCCTGCAGCCCGTCTATCTCCGCTCGGTCACACTTG GCTACTTGTTCAGCCAAGGTCACCTGACGCGCGCCATCTGCTGCCGCATGTCGAGAGATGGCAACACATTCCAGTCCGGGCTCCCCGAGCCGTATTTTGTCAATCACCCCGAG GTTGGCCGAGTCAGCGTCTACGACTCCGCAAGGCAGACAGGCAAGACAAAGGAATCCAGTGTCAACTGGTGCCTGCCAGACGACTCTGAAGTTGAAGTCCTGGATGGCACAAAAGGCAAAATAGACGG
- the ADAR gene encoding double-stranded RNA-specific adenosine deaminase isoform X4 has protein sequence MQCLVLASLEEKEGGGLEDFRQRQVLFLHGQLAEAPLWQPQAQRPPASQCFGRGPKASSPPSPQAAWHSSWGAARRPSCNNSWQGQKQPFQPQPRHGGRNPRSGVDGLISDIQGLSLSGQGIEQRLLEILGQLKPGQAESARCLARKLDVQKKEVNHHLYRLQQRGRLCKIGESPPLWRLADSPKPPQGEVRYESATSWRDQWQPPSSGIQEAEECSASDPEDYSDSAVMAEIKEKICNFLFGVTDSTAHNLAKNIGLSKARDVNSTLLTLEKLGEVYKENANPPKWSLTDNKRKRMQIKLKADEVREVAPPDPEPPTLCVEPELSTSVPPELSTSVPTPPLPSPSPPPPPPPPPLLEGDEEKVENGQQAAEPTEQGDACPLRTGPPRKRSRYHWFPNYDNFENGKWATDDIPEDLNAINNQDEESRCIMESPLSPSYAAQFDTAFLCTPLEKLMACQKKNPVSGLIEYTQYTYQHCEFVLLKQSGPSHEPRFKFQAVIDGRRFPPAEAGSKKLAKQEAAAHAMKILLHEAEHEGEDGMAVEKSFYEDSSPSESETPDQPEPEPEPSSTTPQLSLLSGKNPVSALMEYAQKSGRVCEFQLLSQDGPPHDPKFTYCVKVGDRVFPAVVSNSKKGAKQMAAEAAMRGLSGDTSNLPEQTETQGDQPAEVPGGQLANLEETKAASTKGVGELIKYLNSNPVSGLLEYARANGFAAEFKLIDQTGPPHDPKFVFQAKVGGRWFPAVTAHSKKQGKQEAADAALRVLIGETEKAEHTEALAVTELPVSGSTLHDQIAMLSHQRFNTLTARIQHSLLGRKILAAIIMRRGQEGLGVVVSIGTGNRCVKGEELSLKGETVNDCHAEIISRRGFIRFLYNELMKFDPSAPEDSIFQPLEDGKLKIKDDITFHLYISTAPCGDGALFDKSCSDQANTAGEDQHQPLFENPKQGKLRTKVENGEGTIPVESSDIVPTWDGIQHGERLRTMSCSDKILRWNVLGLQGALLSHFLQPVYLRSVTLGYLFSQGHLTRAICCRMSRDGNTFQSGLPEPYFVNHPEVGRVSVYDSARQTGKTKESSVNWCLPDDSEVEVLDGTKGKIDGPKLDVSRVSKRNLFALFQLLCAKMDRKGLQKLTVYSEAKEAAITYQSAKRQFFWALQEMGYGSWICKPQEEKTFGLSEV, from the exons ATGCAATGCCTGGTTCTTGCTTCCCTGGAAGAAAAAGAG GGAGGCGGCCTCGAGGATTTTCGCCAGCGACAGGTCCTCTTCCTACACGGGCAGCTTGCCGAAGCTCCACTGTGGCAGCCCCAGGCGCAGCGACCCCCAGCAAGCCAGTGCTTCGGCCGAGGTCCAAAGGCCTCCTCCCCGCCCTCTCCACAGGCTGCCTGGCATAGCAGTTGGGGTGCAGCCAGAAGACCTTCCTGCAACAATAGCTGGCAAGGACAGAAGCAGCCTTTCCAGCCCCAGCCAAGGCACGGTGGCAGAAATCCGAGGAGTGGAGTTGACGGGCTCATCTCAGACATCCAGGGTCTGAGTCTCTCCGGCCAAGGCATTGAGCAGAGGCTCTTGGAGATCTTGGGGCAGCTGAAACCCGGGCAGGCTGAATCAGCTCGCTGCCTTGCCCGTAAGCTTGACGTCCAGAAGAAGGAGGTCAACCACCACCTCTACAGGCTTCAGCAGCGAGGGCGGTTGTGCAAGATAGGGGAGTCCCCTCCATTGTGGAGGTTAGCAGACAGCCCTAAGCCCCCCCAGGGAGAGGTGAGATACGAGAGCGCCACCAGCTGGAGGGACCAGTGGCAGCCACCAAGTTCTGGGATCCAAGAAGCAGAGGAGTGCTCTGCCTCTGATCCGGAGGACTATTCTGATTCCGCCGTGATGGCTGAGATCAAGGAGAAGATCTGCAACTTCTTGTTTGGTGTCACGGACTCGACGGCACACAACCTTGCCAAAAACATCGGTTTGTCCAAGGCCAGGGATGTGAACTCCACCCTGCTGACCTTGGAGAAGTTGGGGGAAGTGTACAAGGAGAACGCCAACCCCCCCAAGTGGTCCCTCACCGACAACAAACGCAAGCGGATGCAGATCAAACTAAAAGCCGATGAGGTCAGAGAAGTGGCCCCTCCGGACCCCGAGCCTCCGACTCTTTGCGTGGAGCCAGAGCTGTCCACCAGCGTGCCACCAGAGCTGTCCACCAGCGTGccaactcctcctcttccttctccttcgccgccgccgccaccgccaccgcctCCGCTGCTAGAGGGTGATGAGGAGAAAGTGGAGAATGGGCAGCAGGCGGCCGAGCCAACAGAGCAGGGCGATGCTTGTCCTCTCCGGACAGGCCCCCCTCGCAAGCGATCCAGGTACCACTGGTTTCCCAATTACGACAATTTCGAGAATGGCAAGTGGGCCACAGACGACATCCCGGAGGATCTGAATGCCATCAACAACCAGGACGAAGAGTCCCGGTGCATCATGGAGTCCCCTCTATCCCCCAGCTACGCGGCTCAGTTCGACACAGCCTTCCTGTGCACCCCCTTGGAAAAGCTAATGGCTTGCCAGAAGAAAAACCCCGTCAGCGGCTTGATCGAATACACCCAGTACACGTACCAGCATTGTGAGTtcgtcttgctgaagcagagcggGCCGTCGCATGAGCCACG GTTTAAATTCCAAGCTGTGATCGATGGCCGCCGGTTCCCCCCAGCGGAGGCGGGCAGCAAAAAGTTGGCCAAGCAGGAAGCCGCTGCCCACGCCATGAAGATCCTCTTGCATGAAGCCGAGCACGAAGGGGAGGATGGCATGGCGGTGGAGAAATCCTTCTATGAGGACAGTTCCCCCAGTGAATCGGAGACG CCTGACCAACCTGAGCCCGAGCCCGAGCCTTCGTCGACAACGCCGCAGCTGAGCCTGCTTTCTGGAAAGAACCCCGTCAGCGCCCTGATGGAGTACGCGCAGAAGTCAGGGCGTGTCTGCGAGTTCCAGCTACTCTCTCAGGATGGCCCTCCCCATGATCCCAA GTTCACATACTGCGTGAAAGTGGGTGACCGTGTTTTCCCTGCCGTGGTATCCAACAGCAAGAAGGGAGCGAAGCAGATGGCGGCCGAGGCCGCCATGAGGGGCCTCAGCGGGGACACGAGCAACTTACCTGAGCAG ACAGAGACCCAGGGTGACCAGCCTGCGGAAGTGCCTGGTGGCCAGCTTGCAAATCTGGAGGAGACAAAGGCAGCGAGCACTAAGGGTGTCGGCGAGTTGATTAAGTACCTGAACTCCAACCCGGTCAGTGGCCTTCTGGAGTACGCCCGGGCCAACGGCTTTGCTGCTGAGTTCAAGCTGATCGATCAGACTGGGCCTCCCCATGACCCCAA GTTTGTCTTCCAAGCCAAAGTGGGAGGGCGCTGGTTCCCAGCGGTCACAGCGCACAGCAAGAAGCAAGGCAAGCAGGAAGCGGCCGATGCGGCGCTCCGTGTCCTGATTGGGGAGACGGAGAAGGCGGAGCACACTGAAGCGCTGGCTGTCACAGAG CTCCCTGTGAGCGGAAGCACCCTCCACGACCAGATTGCTATGCTGAGCCACCAGCGATTCAACACACTCACTGCTCGCATCCAGCACAGCTTGCTCGGGCGCAAGATCCTGGCCGCCATCATCATGAGGCGAGGACAAGAGGGCCTTGGTGTCGTAGTGAGCATTGGAACAG GGAATCGCTGTGTAAAAGGGGAGGAGCTAAGCCTGAAAGGGGAGACGGTAAATGACTGCCATGCAGAGATCATTTCCAGGAGGGGCTTCATAAG GTTTCTCTACAACGAGCTCATGAAGTTTGACCCCTCTGCACCCGAAGACAGCATCTTTCAGCCCCTGGAGGATGGCAAGCTGAAGATCAAAGACGACATTACCTTTCACCTGTACATCAG CACGGCACCTTGTGGAGACGGGGCTCTCTTTGACAAATCCTGCAGCGACCAGGCCAACACAGCCGGGGAGGACCAGCATCAGCCTCTCTTTGAGAATCCCAAACAGGGAAAGCTCCGCACCAAGGTGGAAAATG GGGAAGGCACTATTCCGGTGGAGTCGAGTGACATTGTGCCAACCTGGGACGGAATCCAGCATGGCGAACGCCTCCGCACCATGTCCTGCAGCGACAAGATCCTGCGCTGGAACGTGCTTGGCCTGCAGGGGGCGCTACTCTCTCACTTCCTGCAGCCCGTCTATCTCCGCTCGGTCACACTTG GCTACTTGTTCAGCCAAGGTCACCTGACGCGCGCCATCTGCTGCCGCATGTCGAGAGATGGCAACACATTCCAGTCCGGGCTCCCCGAGCCGTATTTTGTCAATCACCCCGAG GTTGGCCGAGTCAGCGTCTACGACTCCGCAAGGCAGACAGGCAAGACAAAGGAATCCAGTGTCAACTGGTGCCTGCCAGACGACTCTGAAGTTGAAGTCCTGGATGGCACAAAAGGCAAAATAGACGG